In Canis lupus dingo isolate Sandy chromosome 27, ASM325472v2, whole genome shotgun sequence, one genomic interval encodes:
- the LOC112675387 gene encoding gap junction beta-6 protein-like isoform X1 has product MGLERETGIRIRDSKMAESTKFWSMAPIILKMSKDPTNFYIGRPLWFSITFLYISVVYVVQNIWFDLVQDFQCHGNLSKACLAECYENHFTRPVFGVWYVVGFAFSSVFFVMEFFVSQSVHKQTKIFKKEHLEKKSINTNSNVDHMETNEDEIFDLSREKPLLAMYLVYFLTQLSIQVIFLAILIHYHLPLIKKPIWCSTHMCHGPYACVVLGTQEKMMSIILLATLSVVIMMFCIMFFLYTINTYLVMVRKSA; this is encoded by the exons ATGGGGTTGGAAAGAGAGACTGGTATAAGGATAAGAG ATTCCAAGATGGCTGAGAGTACTAAGTTTTGGAGTATGGCCCCTATCATACTGAAGATGAGCAAAGACCCCACAAACTTCTACATAGGGCGACCACTGTGGTTCAGCATTACTTTTCTCTATATTTCGGTTGTGTATGTAGTGCAAAACATCTGGTTTGATCTGGTTCAAGACTTCCAGTGCCATGGAAACCTCTCCAAAGCCTGTCTAGCAGAATGCTATGAGAATCACTTCACGAGGCCTGTGTTTGGTGTTTGGTATGTGGTTGGCTTTGccttttcctctgtcttttttgTGATGGAGTTTTTTGTCTCCCAAAGTGTGCATAAGCAAACCAAGATATTTAAGAAGGAACATTTAGAAAAGAAGTCCATTAACACCAACAGCAATGTAGACCACATGGAGACAAACGAAGATGAAATTTTTGACTTATCCCGGGAAAAGCCCCTATTGGCAATGTATCTTGTCTACTTTCTCACACAGTTGTCCATACAGGTGATCTTCTTGGCCATTCTTATTCACTATCACCTACCACTGATTAAAAAACCCATTTGGTGCAGTACCCACATGTGTCATGGACCTTATGCATGTGTGGTATTGGGGACACAAGAAAAGATGATGTCCATCATACTTCTGGCTACACTCTCAGTGGTTATCATGATGTTTTGTATTATGTTCTTCCTGTACACCATTAACACATACCTAGTCATGGTACGTAAATCTGCCTGA
- the LOC112675387 gene encoding gap junction beta-6 protein-like isoform X2, with protein sequence MKEQEMLFNSKMAESTKFWSMAPIILKMSKDPTNFYIGRPLWFSITFLYISVVYVVQNIWFDLVQDFQCHGNLSKACLAECYENHFTRPVFGVWYVVGFAFSSVFFVMEFFVSQSVHKQTKIFKKEHLEKKSINTNSNVDHMETNEDEIFDLSREKPLLAMYLVYFLTQLSIQVIFLAILIHYHLPLIKKPIWCSTHMCHGPYACVVLGTQEKMMSIILLATLSVVIMMFCIMFFLYTINTYLVMVRKSA encoded by the exons ATGAAAGAACAGGAAATGTTATTCA ATTCCAAGATGGCTGAGAGTACTAAGTTTTGGAGTATGGCCCCTATCATACTGAAGATGAGCAAAGACCCCACAAACTTCTACATAGGGCGACCACTGTGGTTCAGCATTACTTTTCTCTATATTTCGGTTGTGTATGTAGTGCAAAACATCTGGTTTGATCTGGTTCAAGACTTCCAGTGCCATGGAAACCTCTCCAAAGCCTGTCTAGCAGAATGCTATGAGAATCACTTCACGAGGCCTGTGTTTGGTGTTTGGTATGTGGTTGGCTTTGccttttcctctgtcttttttgTGATGGAGTTTTTTGTCTCCCAAAGTGTGCATAAGCAAACCAAGATATTTAAGAAGGAACATTTAGAAAAGAAGTCCATTAACACCAACAGCAATGTAGACCACATGGAGACAAACGAAGATGAAATTTTTGACTTATCCCGGGAAAAGCCCCTATTGGCAATGTATCTTGTCTACTTTCTCACACAGTTGTCCATACAGGTGATCTTCTTGGCCATTCTTATTCACTATCACCTACCACTGATTAAAAAACCCATTTGGTGCAGTACCCACATGTGTCATGGACCTTATGCATGTGTGGTATTGGGGACACAAGAAAAGATGATGTCCATCATACTTCTGGCTACACTCTCAGTGGTTATCATGATGTTTTGTATTATGTTCTTCCTGTACACCATTAACACATACCTAGTCATGGTACGTAAATCTGCCTGA
- the LOC112675387 gene encoding gap junction beta-6 protein-like isoform X3, whose product MAESTKFWSMAPIILKMSKDPTNFYIGRPLWFSITFLYISVVYVVQNIWFDLVQDFQCHGNLSKACLAECYENHFTRPVFGVWYVVGFAFSSVFFVMEFFVSQSVHKQTKIFKKEHLEKKSINTNSNVDHMETNEDEIFDLSREKPLLAMYLVYFLTQLSIQVIFLAILIHYHLPLIKKPIWCSTHMCHGPYACVVLGTQEKMMSIILLATLSVVIMMFCIMFFLYTINTYLVMVRKSA is encoded by the coding sequence ATGGCTGAGAGTACTAAGTTTTGGAGTATGGCCCCTATCATACTGAAGATGAGCAAAGACCCCACAAACTTCTACATAGGGCGACCACTGTGGTTCAGCATTACTTTTCTCTATATTTCGGTTGTGTATGTAGTGCAAAACATCTGGTTTGATCTGGTTCAAGACTTCCAGTGCCATGGAAACCTCTCCAAAGCCTGTCTAGCAGAATGCTATGAGAATCACTTCACGAGGCCTGTGTTTGGTGTTTGGTATGTGGTTGGCTTTGccttttcctctgtcttttttgTGATGGAGTTTTTTGTCTCCCAAAGTGTGCATAAGCAAACCAAGATATTTAAGAAGGAACATTTAGAAAAGAAGTCCATTAACACCAACAGCAATGTAGACCACATGGAGACAAACGAAGATGAAATTTTTGACTTATCCCGGGAAAAGCCCCTATTGGCAATGTATCTTGTCTACTTTCTCACACAGTTGTCCATACAGGTGATCTTCTTGGCCATTCTTATTCACTATCACCTACCACTGATTAAAAAACCCATTTGGTGCAGTACCCACATGTGTCATGGACCTTATGCATGTGTGGTATTGGGGACACAAGAAAAGATGATGTCCATCATACTTCTGGCTACACTCTCAGTGGTTATCATGATGTTTTGTATTATGTTCTTCCTGTACACCATTAACACATACCTAGTCATGGTACGTAAATCTGCCTGA
- the LOC112675318 gene encoding ribosomal biogenesis factor → MAKNKLRGQKSRSVFHIASQKNFKSKNKAKPVTTNLKKINIVNDEKVNRVNKAFVDIQKELANFSKGLSLEPLQKQLIPQQCHENEPVNVDEATRLMAQL, encoded by the coding sequence ATGGCCAAGAACAAACTAAGAGGACAGAAGTCCAGGAGTGTATTTCATATAGCCAGCCAAAAAAACTTTAAgtctaaaaacaaagcaaaaccagttACCACTAATCTTAAGAAGATAAACATTGTGAATGATGAAAAAGTTAACAGAGTGAATAAAGCTTTTGTAGATATACAAAAGGAACTTGCAAATTTCTCAAAAGGCCTTTCCCTTGAACCTCTGCAGAAACAGCTGATTCCTCAGCAGTGTCATGAAAATGAACCAGTTAATGTTGATGAAGCAACAAGATTAATGGCTCAGTTGTAA